The Daucus carota subsp. sativus chromosome 2, DH1 v3.0, whole genome shotgun sequence genome includes a window with the following:
- the LOC108207477 gene encoding uncharacterized protein LOC108207477, producing MARGDKSIQEMEEAFALVNIDEEHGGINYGGTTDDLSDINTRWCLVGRFLTDSPIDFQAMQHKMASLWRPGRGLYVKQLEGNRFLFQFYHEIDIKRVMEGSPWMFGRFHLIMERLKEGDNPRTMAINNLDIWVQLHDMSAGFMSLRVATDVGNYIRKFIESDSNNFTGVWRDYLRIRVTLPLDVPIKRRMKLKKTEENWCWVNFKHEAIPTFCFICGMVGHGDKFCERLFDNPGGNVQKAYGSWLRAEPRRKTHTVGSRWLRNPNSVQATNSGEKFGVTAGKMNSVIGGTMQQTSVNNGIGLDGGAFQKADNAGGGKGDMVGVNKGGIIEDNAQRTDLNEGNEHNLKNQGDGQKTGLDSSELFIVDPKWRRLGLDQTVEDK from the coding sequence ATGGCGAGAGGGGATAAATCTATTCAAGAAATGGAGGAAGCGTTTGCATTGGTCAATATTGATGAGGAACATGGGGGAATCAATTATGGGGGAACAACCGATGATCTGAGTGACATAAACACTAGGTGGTGCCTGGTAGGGAGGTTTCTCACTGACTCTCCTATAGATTTTCAAGCGATGCAGCACAAAATGGCATCATTATGGAGGCCAGGAAGGGGTTTATATGTGAAGCAACTTGAAGGCAACAGATTCTTATTCCAGTTTTACCATGAGATTGACATTAAGCGGGTAATGGAGGGTAGCCCATGGATGTTTGGTAGATTTCATTTGATCATGGAGAGGTTGAAGGAAGGTGACAATCCTAGGACAATGGCTATCAACAATCTAGACATCTGGGTCCAGTTACATGATATGAGTGCTGGTTTCATGTCATTACGTGTTGCCACGGATGTAGGTAATTACATACGGAAGTTCATTGAAAGTGACTCAAACAATTTCACTGGGGTATGGAGGGACTATTTACGAATTAGAGTTACACTGCCATTGGATGTGCCAATTAAAAGACGCATGAAGCTTAAGAAGACGGAGGAAAATTGGTGCTGGGTTAACTTTAAGCACGAGGCGATTCCCACATTCTGTTTTATCTGTGGTATGGTCGGGCATGGTGACAAGTTCTGTGAGAGATTATTCGATAATCCAGGGGGAAATGTACAAAAAGCATATGGCTCATGGCTGCGTGCCGAACCAAGGAGGAAAACACATACAGTGGGATCAAGGTGGTTGAGAAACCCAAATTCCGTTCAGGCAACTAATTCCGGTGAGAAGTTTGGAGTAACCGCTGGAAAGATGAACTCCGTAATTGGTGGGACAATGCAACAAACCAGCGTGAATAACGGGATTGGATTAGATGGAGGTGCATTTCAAAAAGCTGATAACGCGGGAGGAGGTAAAGGAGATATGGTGGGAGTCAATAAAGGAGGAATTATAGAAGATAATGCACAACGTACTGATCTTAACGAGGGTAATGagcataatttgaaaaatcAAGGAGATGGGCAAAAAACTGGGTTGGACTCTTCAGAATTATTTATAGTGGACCCTAAATGGCGTAGATTGGGCCTGGACCAAACTGTAGAGGATAAATAG